Proteins found in one Drosophila busckii strain San Diego stock center, stock number 13000-0081.31 chromosome 2R, ASM1175060v1, whole genome shotgun sequence genomic segment:
- the LOC108596526 gene encoding organic cation transporter protein — protein sequence MADAQPKQKPPPKEVTIVPPEKTADPIISVIGDFRRYQFFFCMIIFLVKFGTGWHTLGHIFLAAPTPLKCQTENVTNACSGDCEEKEFDTSVFKSTIVTEWNLTCGDSYMASLSQAIVMTGIMFGSIFFGAISDRCGRRPAFLGCCFMQLFTGLTVCLSPYYWFYCVFRFLVAFATGGTMVVSFVLIMEIIGPKKRELIAILYQLPFNLGHASLAVFAYFIRTWRWFQFSITIFSIVFVIYIFLVPESPRWLLTTGRVDKSIAILEKVAKHNRAPTDNIRGEIEAASKALQAKTPAKKGTVIDLFRTPYLAVKTICMANAWLVVSMVYYGTSQFISNLGGNIFINNLIVASLGIPGTLICVLMTKYLGRKLTLQLSNGCSAVGLLLLAFLSNTNEIVRVTLAGLGLFGASITYPNVYLYGAEIFPTVVRSNGVGLCSMIGRIGSIAAPFISDLSKIKFWYTPLIFGIFSAFGVFTAFFLPETRGMQLPETLEDGEQFGRKQPKAKE from the exons ATGGCGGATGCgcaaccaaagcaaaagccgCCGCCCAAGGAGGTGACAATCGTGCCACCGGAAAAGACCGCCGATCCCATTATCTCGGTCATTGGCGACTTCAGACGCTATCAGTTCTTCTTCTGCATGATAATATTCCTCGTCAAATTCGGCACGGGCTGGCACACGCTCGGTCACATTTTCCTGGCGGCCCCCACGCCGCTCAAGTGCCAAACCGAAAATGTGACAAACGCCTGCAGCGGCGACTGCGAGGAGAAGGAGTTCGATACGAGCGTCTTCAAGAGCACCATTGTGACCGAATGGAATCTCACCTGCGGCGACAGCTACATGGCCAGCTTGTCCCAGGCTATAGTCATGACGGGCATCATGTTCGGTAGCATCTTCTTTGGCGCCATCTCGGATCG ctgcggacGTCGTCCTGCCTTTctgggctgctgcttcatGCAGCTCTTTACGGGCTTGACTGTCTGCCTGTCGCCCTATTATTGGTTCTACTGCGTGTTCCGGTTTCTGGTCGCCTTTGCCACAGGTGGCACCATGGTGGTGAG CTTCGTGCTCATCATGGAGATCATAGGCCCCAAGAAGCGTGAACTGATTGCGATTCTATATCAGCTGCCCTTCAATTTGGGCCACGCCTCGCTGGCGGTATTTGCCTACTTCATACGCACCTGGCGCTGGTTTCAGTTCAGCATTACGATCTTCTCCATCGTATTTGTCATCTACATATTTCTGGTGCCGGAGTCGCCGCGCTGGCTGCTGACCACGGGCCGCGTGGATAAGTCGATTGCCATATTGGAGAAGGTGGCGAAACATAATCGAGCGCCCACCGATAATATACGCGGTGAGATTGAGGCGGCCAGCAAGGCGCTGCAGGCGAAGACGCCTGCGAAGAAGGGCACAGTCATCGATTTATTCCGCACTCCGTATCTGGCGGTGAAGACAATTTGCATGGCCAATGCCTGGCTGGTGGTCAGCATGGTCTACTACGGCACCTCGCAGTTCATATCGAATCTGGGCGGCAATATCTTCATCAACAATTTGATTGTCGCCAGTCTGGGCATACCCGGCACGCTGATCTGCGTGTTGATGACCAAATATCTGGGACGCAAGCTGACGCTGCAGCTCTCGAACGGCTGCAGCGCCGtcgggctgctgctgctcgccttTTTGTCCAATACCAATGAGATTGTGCGCGTGACGCTGGCGGGCTTGGGGCTGTTCGGTGCCTCCATTACTTACCCCAATGTGTATCTCTATGGCGCCGAGATCTTTCCCACTGTGGTGCGCTCCAATGGCGTCGGGCTCTGCTCGATGATCGGACGCATTGGCTCCATAGCGGCGCCGTTTATCTCCGATCTGTCGAAGATTAAGTTCTGGTATACGCCGCTGATCTTTGGCATCTTCTCGGCCTTTGGGGTGTTCACCGCGTTCTTCTTGCCGGAGACgcgtggcatgcaactgcCCGAGACGCTCGAGGACGGCGAACAGTTTGGCCGCAAGCAGCCCAAGGCCAAGGAGTAA